CTCTAGCTTGCCAAACTCAGACTTAGACCAGGAACTTTTACAACATTTCTCTCATCCATTATTTTCCTGATCATTTTGGCATCATCGAATCTTCCGGCGCCAGAAAAGGTATTAGACAAAAGAACATAATCACCACTATAATCTTTTTCtaattcaaatatttttttcattaCTCTCTCACTCATCTCTGCATTTCCATGATAACTGCATGCACCTAAAAGTGTTCTCCATATTATTACATTAATCATCTCTGTTGGAATTTCCATGGCCATTTTTTCAGCTTCTTCCAACATTCCAACTCTTCCAAACATATCAACCATACAACCATAATGCTTAGTATCTGGATTTATCCGATATAAGTTAATCATCTTCTCGAAAAATTCTCGACCTTGTTCTATTAGTCCACCATGACTACAAGCATTCATAACACTCAAGAATGTAACCCTGTGTGGTTTTAAACCTTGTTTTTCCATTTCTTGGAAATGATTTACAGCTTCTTTTGCCTTTCCATGCATAGCTAAACCTGAAATTATGGTAGTCCATGTAATCAAATTCTTTCTCTTTGTAGGTACTTCCTGAAACACTTCGAACCcgtagtctatagacccacattctACGTAAGTGTCTATGAGAGAATTTGTTACTCTGACATCAGACAAAATGAATCCAGTTTTCACCAAATAAGCATGAAGCGATTGAAGTAAGTCAAAAGAACCCGTCTTCCAAACTGAAGTAAGGATTGTTAAAACTGTTACTTCAGTTGGTAAAATACCTTCAATCAAAGTCAATTGCCGGAAGAGAGTAAGAGCTTCTGTATGTCGATTCGAACGGACATATCCATCAATAATTCCAGTCCATGAGACGATATTCTTACAAGGCATATCGTCAAATATACTTCTAGCAAGATTAATGTCACCCATTTTTGTTAAACCAGTGATCATAACATTCCAAGTAACATGGTTTCTATCGGGCATTTCATCAAACACTTTAATACCTTCAGTCGGACACTCACACATACATATTAACCAGAGCTGTCTGAACATAAACATGAATTTCTAACCCAAATTTGATTACATGAGCATGAATTTGGGTTCCTATAATGGGATTATGCAGAACAATCTTTAAAGAGGAAAGAGAAAGTAAAAGTATCAGATGAAACAGAGGACGAAGGAGTGATTTCATGGAGTATTTGTTTATACAGATTAAGAGCTTCGTCTGGGAAAATAGCCTGTGAGTAGACTCTGATTAATGTGTTCCAGATGATCAACTGAGTTTCATCCATGGGACGGCGACGATGAAACCCAGATGTAATGAGTTGAGAATGGATTTGAATGGATTGATTTCTTGTCGGGTGTTTGTGTAATATAGAGATGATACGTTTTTCTTCTAGTCGACTTGGTTGGTGAGAATGAAATTGAGTACATTGTTTCAGAATTGGATGAGCAGGAAATGACTTGATTGTTCGAGTTGAAGAAGTAATCAAACTAAACCGAGGTGCTGAATTGATAAACCACAAAAACATGGTAGTATTTCAACtatcaaattacagtttgaagcAAGGCATGATAATAACAAACGGAAAATGTCCTTGTCATTACTTCCTACGTTGAGGTTAACCTCCTACGTTGGGCTGCAGTGGCATGATAATCTGGGTTCTTGTACTTTGAGGTTAACCTCCTACGTTGGGCTGTTTATGTAGCTCTTGAGCTTGCTATTGCCAATCTCTCATAGACTTTTCTTGCAATTGCCAATCTCTCATAGACTTTTCAACCTTTGCTAGCTATCACCGCTCTTTTCCATTATTTCGGTTTTGCTCCTAATAATCGAAAGCATGGTCATGACCAGCAAAAACTAGGATACAAAAGACAAAAAGATAGGAAACTCCGGTGATTGTTTAATTAAGTTGCTGCCAATTACAGAAAGATAGGAAATTCACAATTCTCAAAAAACTTGACTAGGCTCGAGATTGAACCAGAAAAGGTTATACAGTAAGCTCAATTGGGAGAAGCTGGTTCAGGCAACAAAGTAGTACAGTATGTACAATTTGAAGTAATTGATTCAGGAAACTTAACAACTCGTCTAgtagaatcatgaagtgtgggaatCTCCAGCCTTCAATACTCTTCCAAGTGTTTAGTAGAGTCGCGCAGTGTGGAAATCTCCAACCTTTAAGATATATACATTTGCCTAGATTTCTCTCCAGTTATGGCTGGcacaaggttgagatgaaactTTGTAAGCCACCATTAGTTGCTTTATATCGTAGCAGAAGTTCCAGCTCTTCAGATGAAAAGGGCCAAGCAGAACTAAGTATGGGCCACCGATGGCTTCTCTTGCTACCTTCAATTTTGCAGGTAGGTCGACCCTGTAACCATCCAGGAGAAGCATATGTTTGACCTTCCAATGAGAAAAAAATTCTGCTGCATATCTAAAAGTAGATCTTGCTAATACAGCATAAAAATAGAGATAAGTAACACAGCCGATAGACTAAAGAGAACTAACCTCGGGCTTTTAGAGTGAATTCAAATTCTCTTTTGTCAGATTTAGTTTGCTTTGGCAGCTCCAGGATTACGGCCAAACTGAATGATCATAGGCTTGCCTTTGAACACGTATCCATTTGCTAAATTCTGCAATTCAAATTGTAAACTGTGTCTTCAATGCTTTTATAATCGTGAAATTGACAAATATAAAACACCATGGAACGGTAACTTATTTAAAGCGACCAATTAAAGTACAATCCAGAGGGTACTTTCAGTCAACAAAAGACGGTTCGTTCATCAAATCAGTTTGGATGTTACGTACCAAAGCGTGATTTGCAATATCAACTGTTGGAAATGTCACAAAAGCCTGACCCCTCATTCTTCCCTCCTGAAACCATAAAAGTTAGAACTGCTTTTAGGGACTTCGATTAAGGCAACTATAAGAAACGCAATCTTGATATCAACAAGTGGAAGTATCACTCATGTACTTTGGCATAATCATTCATTCAACTTTTCTGTTCAAACAACCTTCCATATGACTTAAATTCTAGAAGCACACACATATGTATGTTGCAAATCCTGGGCTTTTTCATTTTCACTAAAATTTGACTTCAGGAAGAATCAATCAGTATAATTTGAAGACTGCATTCTCATTCTGATCAGTTCTACTTAAGTTAAAAGTGTATAATAAACTAGCTGGGAATAAAGAGAAAGAGTTATATCAAGTAGAGCAATGTGAATTTAGCGATCTACCTGCATTAGCTTAATACTCAGACCAGATTTAGCTGCCTCGATACTACCAAAGAATGATCCTGCAGGTGAAACACTCAATCGGTTATCTATTCATCAGCAAAAAAAGTACCAGAGCAATCAATTGTTTTAAAATCATGGAAACAATTGAATTTCTGAAAGAAGTTGATAACAGCGCCATCttacaaaacaaaataagaaaagaaattggtgaaataGTTTATTCTATTTATTTTTACAGTTGGTCTAGAGATAGAAAGAGAGAAAAGCACCTAACGTGGGGGAAAGAAACAAGCTAGAGCCTAGAGACAGGTAAAGAAGAAATGAGATTTGGTCGTTACTCAGTTGGTGATGCTTTTTCCTAATTATGATTTATCAATGGTTTTACGAGACAGACAAACCCCACATCAGTGACCGACTCTTCATTTGAAAATATAAAATGCACCTCAAATCTTCTTCCTTTAGCaagggaataaataaagagaatcgCCACATTGGTAACATAGGCAAACAAGACACACTAATAGTTTATAGGCATACCAAATATGAAGTAGAAGTCATCCACAACCACATCTTTAGCCAAGTTTTTGATGTACAACACCGTAGCAGGAACTCCAGCTGAGTAGTTCTGCACAAATGAAAAGTACATTACTAAGACTGACAAGTAACAACACCCAAGAATTCCCCTTGATGACAAAGACATCATGGTAAAAAAGCACAGTCCGTTTCCTTCGCTGTATCATTTTGTGATTGTTACAGCACTTCCCACTTGACATGTTTGAAGAAAAACAGCAAGTAGCAATTAAAATGGAACAGACTAAGCCAAATAGAACGGGGCAAATACAATCAACGGGACAACTTTTACAGCATAATGTAAGACTTTCACTTTTGATACCTTAAACATAGGAAGTGAAAGGATCTCTTCCGGTGGCAACTTTCCAGTCTGGATGTCTTCTGGTGTGGCATACTGTTGTAAGTCAAAATCCTCTTTGTTTGGTTCAGCCAATTCTGTCATGCTGTCATCATCATCTTTGACATCATTCTGTACAGGTTTGGGGGCAATTTTGATCTACCACAAGGTCCACAACAAACAAACAATATAGACAATCAATTCTTCTGTAAGAAAAGAAGCATGCTGCTGAAAAATGATCTTCAAGGGTGAGAGCTTTACTTGTAGCAATGGGTTTTTCTTCCTTATGATGGGAATCTCCTTTGGAACTAATGTGGACGTTTTAGGTCCAACAGCCTCATGAGCCACATCTTTATCAACAGCTGGGCCTACAATAGCTTCTCTTCTGGGACGCTTTCGACTACGCTTTGATGCTGTTGGAGGCCCAAAGTAGCTCTTCTTATCATTACGACCATCATCCTAGTAGTATCAGTCAGGTAAGGCAGCATTTTAGCAAAATATATTGCAGAAACTGCTGAGGGTGAAAAACTATCAAATTCTATTTCAGGTTTTGACAAATCTTGAGTTTGTATCGACTTTTGGCAGCGTACTCATACCATAGCTTTATGTCTTCTTAGAAACATTCACATGGCAAAAAGTGAACGCCTAGAGGCTAGAATCATGTACTTTAAGCATGTAAGATACTGAATTCAAGTATGGTCCTCTATATACTGACCACTTTGCTGTGCACAATACTCAAAGTTCTTAAATTTGTTCTAGTGATCAGCTTGGAACACAGATAATATGAGATAATCATGCCAAATCTCTGATATGTACATCCTATGAAACACTAAGGGGCGGGAAAAAAAGGTTTTAAGGGAACCCAACAAAAATATTATAGAAATCATCTCTTCGGAGGACTCCATCTCGGACTCATCACTTGACAGATCAGCCAAATGAGGCTTTGCAGCTACAGGCacaggtggtggtggcggtggaggTGCAGGAACTGAAGTGGGTAAAGGTGGAGTTGGCAAAGCCATGCGAAAAGGAGCTGGAATGTTCATTTTGTTCATCAAATGTAGCACCTACAACCAAATGTTCCAAATTAAGAGAAGATAGTATGGTAAGGATTGCTTACTAATCTTTCTTTATAATTAGAGACCCCAAATCGTCACATGGCGTTCTCACAATTAATCTTGATTCTGATGAAGCCACATCAGCAATAACTTTCCATGTCATTGGAATCTTATTGGCTATCCAACAGTTACTGCAAATTGGGCAGTCCAGTTGGCAACTTCAAAGGTCACTATCAAAATTTGAAACAAACCATCCTTTCGCAATTGCAACAGCACACCAAATTGCATCTGTTCACCAATTGAAATACGAGCATTATGTATCCGTACCAATCAGCATTTGTACCAGATTCATTAGAGTATATATTGTTAAGTACCCGATTCACATCAACATTTGTTCGGAAGAATCCAAACGAAACACCCCTTGGTGGTTATACGTGTGAGATAACTACAGATCGTGTTTCTCTCAATATTCTCTATCACCAAATCAACAAACCGTCACAATCCTTCATTCTCTATTATCGAATCAACAAATCGTCACAATCCTATGGAATTAAGTGAAGAAGCTAGTTTCTTATAGAAACCCACTACAGAGAAAGATGTTATTGTTACCCTTTGGAGTAGATAATGAATATCACCTGTGTATAAAAGCGAGGTACAGCAATAAGAGCATTCACAATGTTGGTTAGTATGTTCCCATCAGGAGGCGGATAGGCATACCTGTAACAGGAACAATGTTACAGTCCAGATATGGTGACAAAAGTATGCACTGGACTACAACTCTACAAGCTTCTAAACCCTGAACAAGTccacaaaaatcagaaaaccagtGATGCACATGAATAAGATTTACTTACTCGAGATGAGGAGGAAATGGGTATTCCACACCGAATCTTGCAGCTATAGGTTCTCCAGTAGGTAGAGAGCCTAAACTAGCACCTTTAGTCACATTTCCAGTAAGGTTGACATCCTTCAGCAAAGACGCTGGAGAAATACTTGAGTCCTTCCCAAATTGTGTTTCGTTTTGTGGATTCTTATTACCCAATGTCGGCTTGTTAGCTCTTTCAACTGATAAAACTTTCCCTAGAAACCGCAGCCTGAGATTCACATTATCACGAAGGTCTAGTTAGTTGAACATCATTAGAATTTCTAACTTCCATTTAACAACCAGATTGCCTAGGCATGATGAAATGGGTCATAACCAAAATGACAAAATAAAACTTAGTTGCAAGCAAGATAGATGAGTACTTATTGAGTTGACGTTGTGCTTGACATGCCAAAGTTTCATCCTTGAAATCCACAAATGCACAATTTCTTAGCCTACAGAGAAATTGAATGTTGGCAAAGAATTAATTTTAGCAGACCCATTTGAAGAACTATGTAATTTGAGCAGGATTTATTCTAAATATTGCATAAAATTACCTCCCACTGGAGCAAGGACGCACAGAGGAAGCACCATAGTAAGAGAAGAGTCGAGAGAGTGTTTCGTGAGGTATAGCCTCGGGAAGATTTCGAACTAAAAGGGTTCCTAAGACCGACTCTTCTTCTAGGTTTTGAAGGTTTGGTGTTTGCATCTGAGGAAtgtaatgttgttgttgatgctgctcctgctgatgttgttgttgatgaaaacCAGCTTCCATTTCTCTGAGTCGTATTGAACTTGGGAGAGagggaaaaccctaaattttaaaTTGAACCAAGTCAAATTCTTCGTAAAACCTATGATCAATTTATTCTGATTCTGAATTACTTTGGTGCCCCTATAACCACAATTGAGATGGCTTTAGCTGACGAATTTCGAACTCACCGAGACTTCTAAAAAAAATGTCGCACGAAGATAATATTACTTCGCTGTTCGAAGATAGAGCGAGTCCTTGATTTTCTCCGATCAGTCTCACAGTCTCACGTTGTGAAGCACCGACACGTCGATATTGGTGGACAAGCATTGTCCATGTTAAACATGTGTTGGACAAGGAACGTGCATGAGATGCGGATATGTGGCATGTATAAATAttatattcaattttttttactaGTCGGAGTAGGAAATATCAtatggtcctagaaataatatagtagaaattaacgtttaatccCATTTTTGTTGGGCTTTAGACATTTTAGTCCATCCATCTCAAACCTAGTACTAGAAAGTCCAAACTTATAGAATCTGAAACGGATTAATCCTTTAATGAACGATTCAGtccaaatcgtttttctttgttgtCAAAAATGTCCCTCGTAGAAAACTTATTTCAATTTGTTCACATTTTATTTCTTCACTTCAATGTCCTATCAGCAGAGCTCTGCATCgacaatgaaatggttttagaTCTTCATCTTTTTTTCCCCTCAATTACTCTCAAATCGCGAGGATTCATCTCTTGTTCTTCTCGGTCTGGTTTGTCTCTAAAATCCTAAGACATATTGCAACTAATCAGTGGTGAGGTTTATGTACAGATCAGATATGAAGGAGGAGATTCAAAACTTCTATACATGAGAATCAATGTTTATATGATCTATTTGGTTTCAGGTGATTATTTGGACTTTGATtgctctttattcattcatctctCCTTCAACtgtgttttctatttgattttttatagATTTCGGATGCCTGCTTTTTTGATCGATCAGAAATATGTTCGACCTTTTCTCGTTATTTTAAATATAATTCAACAAAACGTTGATTGGTCTTTGTATCTTGATGATTAAGCTGTTTTGTATTTCTAGGTTTTTGATTTGATAaaactttgattttgtttttgtttaattttgattttcagcttAATTCGATAAATAGAGATTGAGAACTTATATATGATTtagatttcttttgttttttagtAGTGTGTTGGTTGATTTTTTATATGTATATATGTTTTTTTCTTCATGTGGAGCTCGAAGATTAATATCATGTAAATTTCAatctgatttctttttctttgtttttttacttttaataaagggaaaattaggcgcaggcccaaaaaaaataatattttcattgtcaatctcacaattaattttaggtaccgtgacacccataattatttccgtgacacccataattatatgaaattattgaaaatatttgcatgacggattatgcatccgcatgacgagttatgcatcaggggtataattggcaacgcaatttggatatccgcgccttggaattttacaaattttatatcgttggaaatatttttaagacggctacgcaacgagtacaaacaagaatatcaaatttttgtttttcacgaaaaaaatcggaggtgatcatcattttaggcaaaattttcgaaaacttgatacataactattatgcagccaccaaaaaagatgcataacacattctgcagacgcataacgaattatgcaaccattttctccattgcataacatattatgcgtttggataacaaagttatgcatctataacaagttatgtaaccattgttttggttgattttagtgtgtacataaaaaaattgatgcataatgcagtatgcatccatatttacggatgcatatcaggttatgcatctattttctcgatgcataaaagattgtgcaacaattttctcgatgcataatgcattatgcagtcatattttcggatgcataacaggttatgcatccattttcacgacttcataacatgttatgtagatattattgtaggtgcatgacaagttatgaagccttattttttgttggtttcaatactaagaaaaaagtagctgcataatgtgttatggaaccgttttctggactgcataacaagttatgcaaaaaaaaaaaaaaaaaaaaaactgcagaacgtgttatgcaaccaatttcgagaatacataacaagttatgcaacaaatttgtagctgcataacctgttatgcatcactattcacacctccGTTTTCTTTTAAATGCAAGTCACACGCACACCAAACCCATTTGCACTTCCATCTCCTTTTCCTTTCCACTGCAGCATCCTTTTAGCTCaattttcttttaaatgcatAAACCATTAAAACCAACATCAAACCACCATTGACtaatttcagaagaagtcattTTATCGAACAACTGGTGTGTGTCTGGAAAACTGATGATGGTTAGTTGTTGATTGTATGTGGTCTCCTACCAAttatctccttccctgcaattcATACATAACCCATGAACCATGGCAGATACAGGTTCACAAACTCTGAGACATTCATCACAAAACCAACAAGCCATTGTCCAACTGATTTCACGGAATGAACCTGTACAACACCAACTCCTGAGTCGATTGAGAGTTCAAATTTAGTAAAACCCATTCATGCTAACCCAGTAACAGACTCGAATATCTTCTAACTCTCAGTTTATCATCCATTTCATATCAATGGCAGCATATCGGTTCTCTTCTGTGTATTCTCGGATTATAACTAAACCCAAAAACCTTGTCCATCCTCGTAAATCTGGAAGAAACTTTAGAACTGGGCACACGAGAAAATACATTACCAGAAAAGAGTCCATGCGAAGTTGAGTGCTAAACATCGCCTCCTCATCTCTGTGTCATCATCATTTTCTCGGAAACCTTCCAACTGATCGCACATTATGATTCTAAGATTTCGAAGATTACATTTGCTTCCACGTATCAAAGAAAGACCAAACATATTAATTTTACCAGTAGTTCAATCTAGCAGTTGTGCGGCACTATTCACAAGTCTCGTGTAAATATCTACAGCAAATACAAATCCAAGTAGACCCATATAAAATTTTCTGAGCAAGCTATTTTTCTGGTGAGGTTGAAACAACAAATGCTAGTGGTCAAGCAAATAAAACTCCTGCTATGTTTGTTTGAGAACCAAACATTAGCCTAATTGTCTTACAAATTATGAGCAAAACTCTTCTCTTTAATCTTTCCTTTGGAGTAAAAAGAATTTTGTCAGCGGGAATAGGTCCTTGTAATAGGTTCCATCTATGAATATGTGTGATGAGGTTTCAGTAAAAGATACAAAAGTTATGTGTCTCTCATTCACAAATTTTTGTACTGTAGAGATTGAGCTCCAAAGGAGAAAAAAACTTATTCCCGTCCCTAGAAAATCACCTATTCTCCCTAGatgtaagaaaaacaaaaatgtatACTCGTAACAGTCGCAGATCATAGTGATGAAATGGTAAGGACGAAGGGATTATATACAAGGAGAGATGGAAAAAGACACCAAAAAATTGAGAGTGGTGCCGTATCAATCTTAGAGCAGCAAAAAGACACCAAAAAATTGTAATTCACAAGATTAACTGAAAAGTTATACCTGCACCCTTACATACTGGACAATCGATCAAGCTTATTTCCTTGCATACTGGACAATTGATCAAGCTTGTTTCTTGTTTCAGCTTTCACCGTTACACAGAACCCTAGTTCCCAGAATCATAATCACAGTATCAAACGAAAAACAAATTCTTACACAATCTATCTATTTTCCTATACCGTCTATCTGTATTGTTCATCGGGATTACTATTGAGAGGAAGACGAAAAggaatcgaagaagaagaaagatagtTTGTCGggagtagtagaagaagaaaaagacgggaacataattttataaattctgggtttgtgagaaattttctcacgaaaaatgggtgcgcgcctgagttTTTTTGggtgtgggtttcacagtggagaaaaactgaaaaatgggtcttcctgtagttttcactttgataAAACACTGATACTTGTTCATTAGATGAATTAATAGATGGAATTATAATCTTTAATATTTATAGAATGTGAAGTTAATTGTACACTGCATACAAATATGTTTTTGCAATTTGTTTTGTATATAGCATGTGCCCTATTTTTTGCACAATATATATTTGATGGTGGTTCTAGATGTCAATGGAAAGACGTCTATCATTTTGTATAAATTCAAGCTTgtaaagattatatctataattcATGTAGGAGATGTCTCGAATCCTTTGGGAGTGCATATATGTGACATCATTAAGTGAGATTCTTTAGAGAAATTTGCAGTTAGTGGATAAATTGGCGTACGGAGCTCTTCGAAGTGGTTCAAAGATATAAATTTTTGATTGTATTGCTTGAACTTAATAAATCCATATATATCAAATTATTTTGATAACATTTTTAAAATAGTATAGATTTGTTATTGCAAGAGCTCCTCTCTTCAAAAGTATAAATCTATATATGTAATTATGCTGTAGAATTT
This portion of the Papaver somniferum cultivar HN1 chromosome 11, ASM357369v1, whole genome shotgun sequence genome encodes:
- the LOC113320467 gene encoding U11/U12 small nuclear ribonucleoprotein 65 kDa protein-like — encoded protein: MEAGFHQQQHQQEQHQQQHYIPQMQTPNLQNLEEESVLGTLLVRNLPEAIPHETLSRLFSYYGASSVRPCSSGRLRNCAFVDFKDETLACQAQRQLNKLRFLGKVLSVERANKPTLGNKNPQNETQFGKDSSISPASLLKDVNLTGNVTKGASLGSLPTGEPIAARFGVEYPFPPHLEYAYPPPDGNILTNIVNALIAVPRFYTQVLHLMNKMNIPAPFRMALPTPPLPTSVPAPPPPPPPVPVAAKPHLADLSSDESEMESSEEMFGPPTASKRSRKRPRREAIVGPAVDKDVAHEAVGPKTSTLVPKEIPIIRKKNPLLQIKIAPKPVQNDVKDDDDSMTELAEPNKEDFDLQQYATPEDIQTGKLPPEEILSLPMFKNYSAGVPATVLYIKNLAKDVVVDDFYFIFGSFFGSIEAAKSGLSIKLMQEGRMRGQAFVTFPTVDIANHALNLANGYVFKGKPMIIQFGRNPGAAKAN
- the LOC113320464 gene encoding pentatricopeptide repeat-containing protein At1g09220, mitochondrial-like, whose product is MFMFRQLWLICMCECPTEGIKVFDEMPDRNHVTWNVMITGLTKMGDINLARSIFDDMPCKNIVSWTGIIDGYVRSNRHTEALTLFRQLTLIEGILPTEVTVLTILTSVWKTGSFDLLQSLHAYLVKTGFILSDVRVTNSLIDTYVECGSIDYGFEVFQEVPTKRKNLITWTTIISGLAMHGKAKEAVNHFQEMEKQGLKPHRVTFLSVMNACSHGGLIEQGREFFEKMINLYRINPDTKHYGCMVDMFGRVGMLEEAEKMAMEIPTEMINVIIWRTLLGACSYHGNAEMSERVMKKIFELEKDYSGDYVLLSNTFSGAGRFDDAKMIRKIMDERNVVKVPGLSLSLAS